Proteins encoded by one window of Cannabis sativa cultivar Pink pepper isolate KNU-18-1 chromosome 4, ASM2916894v1, whole genome shotgun sequence:
- the LOC115715319 gene encoding uncharacterized protein LOC115715319, whose product MEATALKARGIAIAAAAAPLYSLCHFRTTVSPSLLRSLTSNPPRFHLSSSSPPLCSLGRGRTETTLPHGVEDNLTSEVSHYNILQVVLVSPQIPGNTGCIARTCAASAVGLHLVGPLGFQIDDAKLKRAGLDYWPFVVVKVHNSWEEFKLYFSQQAGEKRLLAFTKRGTNLHSEISYRRGDYLIFGSETRGLPNEALQDCKSEEFGGGTVKIPMVETYVRCLNLSVSVGIALYEASRQLNYEQLQFPVEDCSNSEQTFVTEDIFA is encoded by the exons ATGGAGGCAACTGCTCTTAAAGCCCGTGGAATAGCAatagcagcagcagcagctccCTTATACTCTCTTTGCCATTTCCGCACTACAGTATCACCGTCCCTGCTTCGCTCTCTTACTTCCAACCCTCCACGCTTTcacctctcttcttcttctcctcctctGTGCTCTCTCG GTAGAGGAAGAACTGAGACTACTCTGCCTCATGGAGTAGAGGATAATCTCACCTCTGAGGTCTCCCACTATAACATTCTTCAAGTGGTTCTTGTTTCTCCTCAG ATTCCTGGAAACACAGGCTGCATCGCCAGAACATGTGCAGCATCAGCTGTTGGCCTACACCTAGTTGGG CCATTAGGATTTCAGATAGATGATGCAAAATTGAAGCGTGCTGGTTTGGATTATTGGCC ATTTGTTGTTGTAAAAGTTCACAATTCATGGGAAGAATTTAAGCTCTATTTCAGTCAACAG GCTGGGGAAAAGCGGTTGCTTGCATTTACCAAGAGAGGAACAAACCTTCACTCT GAAATTTCTTACAGAAGAGGTGATTATCTCATATTTGGTTCAGAAACCCGCGGCCTACCAAATGAGGCCTTGCAAGACTGCAAAAGTGAAGAATTTGGTGGAGGGACTGTTAAAATTCCAATGGTTGAAACTTATGTTAGATGTCTCAATCTCTCTGTTAGTGTTGGCATAGCTCTTTATGAGGCTTCCAGACAGCTAAACTATGAGCAGCTTCAATTTCCTGTTGAAGATTGTAGCAACAGTGAACAAACATTTGTTACTGAGGATATTTTTGCTTAA